One part of the Sciurus carolinensis chromosome 6, mSciCar1.2, whole genome shotgun sequence genome encodes these proteins:
- the Fam174a gene encoding membrane protein FAM174A isoform X2 codes for MMKALNCCCCCLRRLLASFFLLLLLPALSGPLAVWLQAAEAATGPKPPVSGPRTLPPLPPGPTAAQPPGHALAEASGPRGSEGGNGSSPGAGLAAEDPGGKAGEGSVGGGLAVSPNPGDKPMTQRALTVLMVVSGAVLVYFVVRTVRMRRRNRKTRRYGVLDTNIENMELTPLEQDDEDDDNTLFDANHPRR; via the exons ATGATGAAGGCCCtgaactgctgctgctgctgtctccGCCGCCTCCTGGCATccttcttcctcctgctgcttCTGCCAGCGCTGAGCGGGCCGCTGGCCGTGTGGTTGCAGGCGGCCGAGGCCGCGACGGGCCCCAAGCCTCCAGTTTCTGGCCCGCGGACCTTGCCGCCGCTGCCCCCGGGCCCCACCGCAGCCCAGCCACCGGGCCATGCTCTGGCTGAAGCCTCAGGGCCTCGAGGCTCAGAGGGCGGCAATGGCAGCAGCCCCGGGGCGGGGCTTGCGGCGGAGGATCCCGGAGGAAAGGCCGGGGAAGGCTCAGTGGGTGGCGGCCTTGCAGTGAGCCCCAACCCTGGCGACAAGCCCATGACCCAGCGGGCTCTGACCGTGCTAATGGTGGTGAGCGGCGCGGTGCTGGTGTACTTCGTGGTCAGGACAGTCAG GATGAGGAGAAGAAACCGAAAAACTAGGAGATACGGAGTTCTGGACACTAACATAGAAAACATGGAATTAACACCCTTAGAACAagatgatgaggatgatgataaCACATTGTTTGATGCCAATCATCCTAGAAGGTAA
- the Fam174a gene encoding membrane protein FAM174A isoform X1 — translation MMKALNCCCCCLRRLLASFFLLLLLPALSGPLAVWLQAAEAATGPKPPVSGPRTLPPLPPGPTAAQPPGHALAEASGPRGSEGGNGSSPGAGLAAEDPGGKAGEGSVGGGLAVSPNPGDKPMTQRALTVLMVVSGAVLVYFVVRTVRMRRRNRKTRRYGVLDTNIENMELTPLEQDDEDDDNTLFDANHPRR, via the exons ATGATGAAGGCCCtgaactgctgctgctgctgtctccGCCGCCTCCTGGCATccttcttcctcctgctgcttCTGCCAGCGCTGAGCGGGCCGCTGGCCGTGTGGTTGCAGGCGGCCGAGGCCGCGACGGGCCCCAAGCCTCCAGTTTCTGGCCCGCGGACCTTGCCGCCGCTGCCCCCGGGCCCCACCGCAGCCCAGCCACCGGGCCATGCTCTGGCTGAAGCCTCAGGGCCTCGAGGCTCAGAGGGCGGCAATGGCAGCAGCCCCGGGGCGGGGCTTGCGGCGGAGGATCCCGGAGGAAAGGCCGGGGAAGGCTCAGTGGGTGGCGGCCTTGCAGTGAGCCCCAACCCTGGCGACAAGCCCATGACCCAGCGGGCTCTGACCGTGCTAATGGTGGTGAGCGGCGCGGTGCTGGTGTACTTCGTGGTCAGGACAGTCAG GATGAGGAGAAGAAACCGAAAAACTAGGAGATACGGAGTTCTGGACACTAACATAGAAAACATGGAATTAACACCCTTAGAACAagatgatgaggatgatgataaCACATTGTTTGATGCCAATCATCCTAGAAG